A window of Deltaproteobacteria bacterium genomic DNA:
CCGCGAGCTTCCGGTAATGCGCGGCATGGAGGTTTGGTCACGTGCGGCAGCAGCTGCTTGACCTATATGCAGTTCAGCAAATTGATGTCGGTATACGCGACATTCAAAAGCGACTCGATGATATTCCCACTCATCTCAAAGAGCTAGAAAGCAAGCTTAGCGTATCTAGCACCGAGCTTGAAAAACTTCTGCAGCAACGCGAAGAAATGCTTAAAGAAGTTAAACTTCTTGAGGCGAATGTACACGCTGAAAATCTAAAACTTCGCAAGTGGGAAGCTCGCCTTAACGAAATTCGCAATCAACGCGAGTACTTAGCGCTGTCACGTGAAATCGATGGCAGTAAACGCGCCAATCGTGAAGCCGAAGAGCGGATCAATGAAATAAAGGCTCAGCGCAAACAAACCGATCAGCAAATCGAAACCTTGCAAGACACCGTTGCTGAAACTGAAGTAGATGCTGAAAGTGAGCGCCAACGAGTTGAAGAAGAGCAAAAAAACACATCAGAAGAAGTAAAACGTGAAATTATTCGCCGCGATGCACTGCTTGGCAAAATACCTGGGCCTTTATTGCGAAAATATGACAACATCCGCAGCAAGCGTATGGGTATTGGTTTAGTCCCAGTAGTTGATGGCTATTGTCAAGGCTGCAATATGAAACTACCACCGCAGCATTATAATATTTTACAGCGTGTTAAGACCATCGAACAGTGCCCAAGTTGCCAACGACTTATCTTCTGGAGTCGTATTCTTGACGACGAAAACGCTGATAATTCTGATGGGTCATCAAAGTGAGTCAGCGCCAGGCTGAGAGTAATGCTCGGTCTATTATAAATTTTATTGCTGATCACGAACCTTTAGCAGCAACCTTAAAAGAGTTTTCAAATTATAAAGAAGCATCAATACGTTCATTATTGCGTGAAATTGCTGAAAAATGCGAATCTATTGAATTAACTACTTGTTTAAAAAATTATTCAGACATTAAAGTATTAACACCCAAACAAAACTCACTTGCTTTTAATCATCGCAAAAATTCGGCTGAGCAAACCATGCGCGTTTTATTACATACAGATGGCGCGTCTAGAGGTAATCCGGGGCCAGCGGCGGCTGGTTGGGTTATTAGTACACCCGATGGCCATATAATTAAGCAAAACGGTATTTTTCTTGGTAATCGCACCAATAATGAAGCTGAGTATGAAGCAGTTATTCATGGCCTTAGTGAAGCAATGAAGCTCGGCGCCAATGAAGTTGCACTACGTGCCGATAGTGAATTGCTAATTAAGCAGATTACTGGTGTTTATAAAGTGCGTAATCAACGCATGCTTAGCTTGTATAAAAAGGTTCGCGAATTAATTGACAATTTGCTTGATATTGATGCCCGTCACGTGCCCCGCGAGCAAAATTCTGCTGCTGATAGCATGGCCAACAAAGCATTAGACAAAGCACTTAGCCGCTAATGTGACATTTGATTCATCTGCTAGAAACTTACTTTACTATATCTGATAACCCGTGCTACACTGATATATGATTACACGGGTTATCTGGATTAAGGGATGAGTTATGGCAAATTTAACAATTTCAATTGACGATGAAATTCTCAAACAAGCACGCATTTGGGCAATTGAAAATAATACCTCGGTCAATTCACTATTGCGCGATTATCTAAAAGTATTTGTTGGTCAACATCTTTGCAAAAAACCTCTGCAAGAATTTTTATCATTAACAACAGATGTTGCTTCTGGCAGCGGCTCTTACGGCAGAACCTGGAAGCGAGAAGATCTTTATGACCGGTAGAGTTTTTATAGATACAAATATTTTTGTTTATGCTGTTGATAAAGATGAACCGCAAAAGAAAGCAATAGCACGCTCTCTTATTAGCGATTTAAGCAATAAAAATCAGGTGATGATAAGCTTA
This region includes:
- a CDS encoding ribonuclease HI family protein, with product MSQRQAESNARSIINFIADHEPLAATLKEFSNYKEASIRSLLREIAEKCESIELTTCLKNYSDIKVLTPKQNSLAFNHRKNSAEQTMRVLLHTDGASRGNPGPAAAGWVISTPDGHIIKQNGIFLGNRTNNEAEYEAVIHGLSEAMKLGANEVALRADSELLIKQITGVYKVRNQRMLSLYKKVRELIDNLLDIDARHVPREQNSAADSMANKALDKALSR